The segment CTTGGCGCTGAACTGGTTGAACTCTCCGTTCTCGTGACCAGCGATGACAAACTCTCCCAGGGGTCCCCACACAGCACTGGTGATCTTGTGGTCACTGCAGGGTACTGACAGGTACGGCTGGTTGTCctctgcagagacagagggacagactcACTCAGCATACCTCTGAGAGGAGACATAGTCCTGCTGATCAATATATTCTCAGACAGGGCGACTGTCAAAAGGTGAATACAGTTTGAATCAGTTCTGTGTGACGGCAAACGGAGCGTCAGCAGATGAACCAGAAAATGTTCAGTTAAAGGTAAACTAAAATTCACACGTTATCCCTGTGGTCTGAGACGGTCCAGAAATATTAgtgaacatgaacaactctgCTGAATCCAAAAACTAAAGTGCTAAAACTCTAATTTGTGAGGTCATAGGGAATGAAggagctgctccactgacagTGAATAATGGAAGATggtctagatcagtggttccgaactggtccagatttttccttcgtcattagttcaaggtccatgcAGTTTAATACATCCAGCGTCATACTtgagtttggccatgtcgtcaagctagattgctgtctctgttaagtagctgtccgttagtcgctcactctacagcaggaaacatcaCTTCAAtattaaaagctctgtgctggaaattcactgcacttaaaaataaattgtattttttttttttacaaacatgacacaatcacaagtagggctgcccccctcatagtcgaccaaacgttagaaAACCAGAAAGGTCATCAGTCGGTAAGATTTCACTGGTGGCTTAATcgtagaaataaaaaaacttgaaactctatcaggagtaATAGGCGcagcgccttgtcaaaataaatccaaacctatatgactggaccatgtgtgactttactttgaaaggacagacacaggaagtggccacactcaacagtcagacaggagtcaggttcatttccagggctggtacctgcggttattccacaggctagttaataacatgtcgggcaggaaatccaaagtgtgggatcattttgagaaggtgaaggacgaacccaaggtgatatgtaaactcatcttcattggtcgactacaaacatgacgtatcatctgaaacatggaagtagctacatgcccattagcccacagcatcattaacaggcggctcgctcagtgtgtgacgtgcacttggagataaaatataggcctatattaatgaaggttcattagtacggtttgtatttctctgtaatgtagcacagtgttaacaatgttactgatactattctttctcacaccttcaactcaaaccaccaaaatatatcatttaatcattacattcatatcagaaacatgcaggagactagtccactgatggaccctgatgaggactgttggtccactgatggaccctgatgaggactgttggttcACTAGGAACAGTCTTAGTCGGGGTCAGCTCTAAAAAGTAGTGTTTTTACTTTGTCAATACAAAAAAACGATAATTTGACACTTACAAGATGATCAGCACTGATTTACAATCATCTTCTAGGCATTTGCATCCATAAACACTGTATCTAACTTCTCCTCCTAATATTATAAACCAAAGCAACACAAGTTAATTCTAAAGGGCACACAATGACAAAAGGGGAATGTTCAATCGTAGCTTGACAGTATGTGATTTAACAAGTTTAACACTGACGTCAAATTCATacagtgcatatttaatggtCTTATAGACCCCAAATAAAAAACCTGGAGGTTCTTGGCATGTTTCTTTTATCAGCAACTTCTTGGTAAACTAATGGAAGTGGCAGTAATTGACGTCTACATGTATCGTGTGCTGTGTACCGATCTGCTGTGGATCCCTCAGGTCAAAGAAGTTCAGGAAGCACTGGTAACCCATCTGCTTGTCTGTGGAGAACATGATGATGTTGCCGCTGAAGTCGAAGCCGCACGTTCGCACAGCAGAGTTGGTGTTGAGCAGGGCCAGCTGTTTACCTGTGCGGcacacagggacagagacaggaggGTGAGTGGATCGACAATCTCAAACTACAGCTTGATCTGGTAAGTCTTATAATTAACTGACCGGGGaaacaagaaacacacacatttcattccTGGACTGCAGCTTGTTTTTACATACCTGTCTCACAGTCCCACAGTCGACAGCTGTTGTCTGCTGATCCCGTCAATACGTTTTTAGTGTCCCCTGAGGGTGGACATGTTAAGGAGCTCAACATGTACGACACCAAGCTCACGAGATCTAACATTACATCTGATCAAGTATGGCTGGGCGATACGACTACAAacgatatatcgatatattttcaagcaagatataaatttagacaacactgtttatatcgatatagggtcaagttgtgtTACATGACACATACCAGTGttcatctctcctctgtcacacTCTCTTCACAGCTCCGCccccctcactcactcacaagttctccatcaacactcagagagacacaaagctgctcctctgtttaatctgtctgttcgTTAGTCTGCAGTGTGAcatcggtctatatgttgcatGTACCACACTCCCacgtctgtgagatgaatgaaatgaccTCAGCACACGTGCAATCCAGCGCTGCGCTGCtactttgtgtgtgaggtggataaCAGTGCATCACcgttcttcttggtagttgtagtctatttTGTGACACTGAGACTGTCTctagcccctttcacactgccacATTTTCCActaatgttgggctgttttgccggcaagctgcgagcgtttagacacacagaggcggattggcgagctgatccgaggtgcccattTTTCCgtctcgtagggtagacatattggtggaacccttttagtttaaacagaccaaggcggccttctgcaactggaggggctgttgaagacttgtgggaggagctgttgatgacgccacacgtgcgagccactggcggtggataaacaggaaacagcaggaatgagcagctagtagcaagagggaaacacaaacctgacagacactgtaaaNctccccgattttgtttttatactgccaatgctgaaaaaagactgattgggctttcctgcaaatttgcacaactcctgtttaaaaagggcttctgtctccgtccctccctcggcctctctgttgatgctctgtgcataaCTGAGATTAGTAggcttaataaataaaaatatttgaagaATTTTCCACAACTAGATTCATTCAACTCCgcccacaaagatttttaattgtttcaaacCTACTTGATCCTTTTATAATCATGTTATACTTTaatgtcctgtgctgcaaacctttaaacctctgtagctccagtgctgtgtgcaaaaacagctctatttatttattctatacATCATTTTTCCGTTGTGcagctgtttattttcaaacagggaataAAATCCCAGTCTTTGCATTTTAATCTGATCACAGTCTgtgtttataaaagtgcttgtgacatctcaaatgttgctttgacttgcaactttAAACATGGGGCCCATTtcatagaaaataaatatgtacatcGTGTATCACCAGTTAGCCTGTGAATACCGAGATATAATTTTTTTGCCCCTATCACTCAGCCCTATGTTCAAGTTAAAACAACAGTGTACATCTCAATAAAGGATACAGTCACAGTCGACACACCACACAGCTCCTGTGTGTCCATTGTAGGTGCCAAGCCTCTCTCCATTGACAGAGTACCACACGTTGGCTACCTACAGTGAGACACATAACAATACAAGTTAACGCCAAACATACAAGCAGGTAGAAtaacatgatgacattttatcacTATGATCTCACCGTGTCTTTGGCTACAGAGAAGAGCAGGTCTCCTTCTCTGTTGTACTTGATTTGAGTGATGGACCTCTCATGGCCCTGGAGCAGGATGGGTTTCTGTGGGGAGCAGCGTACATCAGTATCTGGACAGTCTGAATGATTTAGAAAAGACTTTAATCTGTCAACTTGAGGTACAAACAGTCTTCAGTTGAGCAGCTCACTCCATTCATTGTTATGGCGCTGCCTGGCAGGGAACCCAACTAAGGCTGTGGTCTGTGCTGACAAACCTGATATTAATGTTGAGTTTACTCATTAATCTCCACACACACGGTACACCTGTCCAGCTCCACCTGCTGTCAGAGGCCGGTTAATCACCCTGCATCGCCCACATCACGCCGCAAACAGAGGCTAACACATATGTTAGCGGCGGCTAATAtgaaagctaacgttagcccggGTAGCTAAACATGCTAGCTAAAATGGAGCTAACGGTTTCAGTAAGAGGATAAACGTTATTCTGGGAATCATATAACTCATACAAGACCGTCACCGAGGAATATACACACCATTTTGTCAGCAACGTGTTTCCAGTCGGTCCAGTATCTTTACTTCGCCTCACGTTAAGAGGGAAAAGATGAACACTCGTGTTACAGGCGCCGGAGCCG is part of the Epinephelus moara isolate mb chromosome 22, YSFRI_EMoa_1.0, whole genome shotgun sequence genome and harbors:
- the eif3i gene encoding eukaryotic translation initiation factor 3 subunit I, with the protein product MKPILLQGHERSITQIKYNREGDLLFSVAKDTVANVWYSVNGERLGTYNGHTGAVWCVDCDWDTKNVLTGSADNSCRLWDCETGKQLALLNTNSAVRTCGFDFSGNIIMFSTDKQMGYQCFLNFFDLRDPQQIEDNQPYLSVPCSDHKITSAVWGPLGEFVIAGHENGEFNQFSAKSGEILKKAKEHTKQINDIQTSVDLTMFISASKDNTAKLFDSTSLDHIKTFKTERPVNSAAISPIMDHVVMGGGQEAMEVTTTSTRIGKFEARFFHAAYEEEFGRVKGHFGPINCVAFHPDGKSYSSGGEDGYVRIHYFDPQYFDFELEA